The following proteins are encoded in a genomic region of Mycolicibacterium rutilum:
- a CDS encoding group I intron-associated PD-(D/E)XK endonuclease produces the protein MAQHHTKDKGDLGIAKAHADLVGQGFIVLFPATEHAPFDLVAYAAGAFHRLQVKYRTAQAGAVKVNFRSTWADRNGTHVKPVDKDAFDVVVIYCPDTDECYYVRPGEHGSSVTLRVAPSKNGQRARVLDAWAYRKLSRTGSDSGSGPLAFGHVSAIKAVSRLRAAD, from the coding sequence ATGGCGCAACACCACACGAAAGACAAGGGCGATTTAGGCATCGCCAAGGCCCACGCCGACTTGGTCGGTCAGGGTTTTATCGTGCTATTTCCAGCGACGGAGCACGCGCCGTTCGACCTGGTGGCCTATGCAGCTGGCGCATTTCATCGACTCCAGGTGAAGTACCGGACTGCTCAAGCCGGCGCGGTGAAAGTCAACTTCCGCTCGACATGGGCAGATCGAAATGGGACTCACGTGAAGCCGGTCGATAAGGATGCGTTCGATGTGGTCGTTATCTACTGTCCTGACACTGACGAATGTTATTACGTCAGACCCGGCGAACATGGGTCGTCAGTGACGCTCAGAGTGGCGCCGAGCAAGAACGGGCAGCGGGCGCGGGTGCTCGACGCATGGGCGTATCGCAAACTGTCGCGCACTGGGTCCGATTCCGGTTCAGGACCACTTGCCTTCGGGCATGTCTCAGCTATTAAAGCCGTCTCGCGCCTACGAGCAGCGGACTAG
- a CDS encoding acyl-[acyl-carrier-protein] thioesterase, with translation MPTNDVDRRLSPQPDSGYIYRTAWPVATADIDGELHLRLDSVARYIQEVGAQNLVDAGEAEDHPHWLVQRTVIDVIEPIEFPNDIAFSRWCSALSTRWCTMRVDLVGNDGGRIETEGFWIAINSKTLTPQRASDSLIARFSTTTDELRLKWRPWLADLDDADERTPFPLRRTDIDIFEHVTNTAYWHAIHEVAAHVPDLCRAPYRAVVEYRRPIRYGEDVTIRWSRRDAAVHIALTVGADVRAAALIAKF, from the coding sequence ATGCCAACCAACGACGTCGACCGCCGGCTGAGCCCGCAACCGGACTCCGGATACATCTACCGGACCGCCTGGCCGGTCGCGACCGCCGACATCGACGGCGAGCTGCACCTGCGCCTGGACAGCGTCGCGCGCTACATCCAAGAGGTCGGGGCACAGAATCTCGTCGACGCCGGGGAAGCCGAGGACCACCCGCACTGGCTGGTCCAGCGCACCGTCATCGACGTCATCGAGCCCATCGAGTTCCCGAACGACATCGCGTTCAGCCGATGGTGTTCGGCGCTGTCGACCCGGTGGTGCACGATGCGCGTCGACCTGGTCGGCAACGACGGCGGTCGGATCGAGACCGAAGGCTTCTGGATCGCGATCAACAGCAAGACGCTGACGCCGCAGCGCGCCTCCGACAGCCTGATCGCCCGGTTCTCCACCACCACCGACGAGCTCCGGCTCAAGTGGCGGCCCTGGCTGGCCGACCTCGACGACGCCGACGAGCGCACCCCCTTTCCCCTGCGGCGCACCGACATCGACATCTTCGAACACGTCACCAACACCGCCTACTGGCACGCGATCCACGAGGTGGCCGCGCACGTGCCCGATCTGTGCCGGGCCCCCTACCGCGCCGTCGTGGAGTACCGCAGGCCGATCCGCTACGGCGAGGACGTCACGATCCGGTGGTCCCGGCGCGACGCGGCCGTGCACATCGCACTCACCGTCGGCGCCGACGTCCGCGCCGCCGCTCTCATCGCGAAGTTCTAG
- a CDS encoding wax ester/triacylglycerol synthase family O-acyltransferase, whose protein sequence is MSVPELDAAGLPEELSPLDQILHRGEANPRTRSGIMTMEILDCAPGWDTFRAKFDYATRRVLRLRQKVVMPTLPTVAPRWVVDPDFNLDFHLRRVRAPEPGTFRQVLDFAEVAAQSPLDISRPLWTATLVEGLQGDRAALVVHLSHAVTDGVGGVEMFANLYDLERDPPPQPAPPLPIPQDLSPNDLMRQGINRLPGTIAGRLRGAVFGAAHVAGEVIRDPISRLGSVVEYAMSGARVVGPVADPSPVLRRRSLSSRSEAIDIEFGALHRAAKTAGGSINDAYLAGLCGALRLYHEAQGVPIDALPMAVPVNLRSEADPAGGNRFAGVNLAAPIGLSDPEVRIRNIRSQMTTKREERAIDMVGAIAPLVGLLPDTVLESMAGSIVNSDVQASNVPVYAGDTYIAGAKVLRQYGLGPLPGVAMMVVLVSRSGYCTITSRYDRAAITDQELWARCLLAGFDEVLALGGEGRAEPASFDTDPASPDPSPNGSAAQ, encoded by the coding sequence ATGAGCGTGCCGGAACTCGACGCTGCAGGACTGCCCGAGGAACTCAGCCCGCTCGACCAGATCCTGCACCGCGGTGAGGCCAACCCGCGCACCCGCTCGGGGATCATGACGATGGAGATCCTGGACTGCGCGCCGGGCTGGGACACCTTCCGCGCGAAGTTCGATTACGCGACGCGCCGGGTGCTGCGACTGCGGCAGAAGGTCGTGATGCCGACGCTGCCGACGGTGGCGCCGCGCTGGGTCGTCGACCCCGACTTCAACCTGGACTTCCATCTCCGGCGAGTGCGCGCCCCCGAGCCCGGGACGTTCCGGCAGGTGCTCGACTTCGCGGAGGTGGCCGCCCAGTCGCCGCTGGATATCTCGCGGCCGCTGTGGACCGCCACGCTCGTCGAAGGACTGCAAGGCGATCGGGCCGCGCTCGTCGTCCATCTCAGCCACGCGGTCACCGACGGCGTCGGCGGCGTCGAGATGTTCGCCAACCTCTACGACCTGGAACGCGACCCGCCGCCGCAACCCGCTCCGCCGCTGCCCATTCCGCAGGACCTTTCGCCCAATGACCTGATGCGCCAGGGCATCAACCGGTTGCCCGGTACCATCGCCGGGCGGCTGCGCGGGGCGGTGTTCGGCGCCGCCCACGTCGCCGGTGAGGTGATCCGCGACCCGATCTCGCGGCTCGGCAGCGTGGTGGAGTACGCGATGTCGGGGGCGCGGGTGGTCGGTCCCGTCGCCGATCCTTCTCCGGTGTTGCGCCGCCGCAGCCTGTCATCGCGCAGCGAGGCGATCGACATCGAGTTCGGCGCCCTGCACCGCGCCGCGAAGACCGCCGGCGGATCGATCAACGACGCCTATCTCGCGGGGCTCTGCGGCGCGCTGCGGCTCTATCACGAGGCTCAGGGCGTGCCGATCGACGCGCTGCCGATGGCGGTGCCGGTGAACCTGCGCTCCGAGGCGGACCCGGCGGGCGGAAACCGGTTCGCGGGTGTGAATCTCGCGGCGCCGATCGGTCTATCCGACCCCGAGGTACGCATCCGCAACATCCGCTCGCAGATGACCACCAAACGCGAGGAGCGGGCCATCGACATGGTCGGCGCGATCGCACCGCTGGTGGGCCTGCTGCCTGATACCGTGCTCGAGTCGATGGCCGGCTCCATCGTCAACTCCGACGTGCAGGCCAGCAACGTCCCGGTCTACGCGGGCGACACGTACATCGCCGGTGCAAAGGTGTTGCGTCAGTACGGACTCGGACCGCTGCCGGGGGTCGCGATGATGGTGGTGCTGGTGTCGCGGTCGGGGTACTGCACGATCACCTCCCGCTATGACCGCGCGGCTATCACCGACCAGGAACTGTGGGCGCGGTGTCTGCTGGCCGGGTTCGACGAGGTGCTCGCCCTCGGGGGAGAGGGCCGCGCCGAACCCGCCTCGTTCGACACCGACCCGGCTTCACCCGACCCGTCACCCAATGGGAGTGCAGCGCAATGA